Proteins from a single region of Gossypium arboreum isolate Shixiya-1 chromosome 1, ASM2569848v2, whole genome shotgun sequence:
- the LOC108461657 gene encoding uncharacterized protein LOC108461657 isoform X3: MQNGGSNETSSRAGDLSRNLHEPDLEMHGNIPLPQEEIQPGSVGDSACEANPTSATNVVTKVESHLTQQPIAILSKDAESTKEDLPHAASPKMGYFSRTTSAHEQCRVCQQEKEEGLIDLGCQCKGGLAKAHQSCIVTWFHTKGSNKCEICQVVAVNVTAPQPERSRNYWVWRINPRLVALNRERGCFSPLWLALSILIGGLLLDMLISLTLGVSALPVNLIIVVIVVIGLGTALRLAVEFYHEWSTRRALQRVETNATLGYHTTLVLFWEGNPMFVTAQICTP, from the exons ATGCAGAATGGAGGTTCGAATGAGACTAGCAGCAGGGCTGGTGATCTCTCTAGAAATTTACACGAACCCGACCTTGAGATGCATGGAAACATCCCATTGCCTCAGGAGGAAATACAACCAGGCTCAGTTGGGGATTCTGCTTGTGAGGCCAATCCTACATCAGCTACGAATGTGGTAACGAAGGTCGAGTCTCACTTGACTCAGCAGCCGATAGCTATATTATCAAAAGATGCCGAGTCCACTAAAGAGGATTTGCCTCATGCGGCTTCTCCGAAAATGGGGTATTTTTCGAGGACCACTAGTGCTCATGAGCAGTGCAG AGTTTGTCAACAGGAGAAGGAAGAAGGTCTTATAGATCTTGGGTGCCAATGCAAAGGTGGTCTTGCAAAAGCACATCAGTCTTGCATTGTCACTTGGTTTCATACGAAAGGGTCCAACAAATGCGAGATATGCCa AGTAGTAGCTGTAAATGTGACAGCTCCACAGCCAGAGCGCAGT AGGAATTACTGGGTTTGGAGGATTAATCCACGCCTTGTAGCCCTTAACCGTGAAAGG GGCTGTTTTAGTCCACTGTGGCTGGCACTCTCAATCCTTATTGGTGGTCTACTATTGGATATGTTAATATCCCTTACGCTCGGTGTCTCCGCACTGCCAGTCAACCTGATAATTG TTGTTATCGTTGTCATAGGACTCGGAACTGCCCTTCGACTTGCAGTGGAATTCTACCATGAGTGGAGTACCAGGAGAGCATTGCAAAGGGTAGAAACAAATGCAACACTTGGGTACCATACCACTCT TGTACTGTTCTGGGAGGGCAACCCAATGTTTGTTACTGCTCAAATTTGCACACCATGA
- the LOC108461657 gene encoding uncharacterized protein LOC108461657 isoform X1 translates to MRVLGEFPDLNILEPKVGVVNAVNNNQMQNGGSNETSSRAGDLSRNLHEPDLEMHGNIPLPQEEIQPGSVGDSACEANPTSATNVVTKVESHLTQQPIAILSKDAESTKEDLPHAASPKMGYFSRTTSAHEQCRVCQQEKEEGLIDLGCQCKGGLAKAHQSCIVTWFHTKGSNKCEICQVVAVNVTAPQPERSRNYWVWRINPRLVALNRERGCFSPLWLALSILIGGLLLDMLISLTLGVSALPVNLIIVVIVVIGLGTALRLAVEFYHEWSTRRALQRVETNATLGYHTTLVLFWEGNPMFVTAQICTP, encoded by the exons ATGAGGGTGTTAGGGGAATTCCCTGATTTAAATATTTTAGAACCAAAAGTTGGTGTTGTAAACGCTGTAAATAACAATCAGATGCAGAATGGAGGTTCGAATGAGACTAGCAGCAGGGCTGGTGATCTCTCTAGAAATTTACACGAACCCGACCTTGAGATGCATGGAAACATCCCATTGCCTCAGGAGGAAATACAACCAGGCTCAGTTGGGGATTCTGCTTGTGAGGCCAATCCTACATCAGCTACGAATGTGGTAACGAAGGTCGAGTCTCACTTGACTCAGCAGCCGATAGCTATATTATCAAAAGATGCCGAGTCCACTAAAGAGGATTTGCCTCATGCGGCTTCTCCGAAAATGGGGTATTTTTCGAGGACCACTAGTGCTCATGAGCAGTGCAG AGTTTGTCAACAGGAGAAGGAAGAAGGTCTTATAGATCTTGGGTGCCAATGCAAAGGTGGTCTTGCAAAAGCACATCAGTCTTGCATTGTCACTTGGTTTCATACGAAAGGGTCCAACAAATGCGAGATATGCCa AGTAGTAGCTGTAAATGTGACAGCTCCACAGCCAGAGCGCAGT AGGAATTACTGGGTTTGGAGGATTAATCCACGCCTTGTAGCCCTTAACCGTGAAAGG GGCTGTTTTAGTCCACTGTGGCTGGCACTCTCAATCCTTATTGGTGGTCTACTATTGGATATGTTAATATCCCTTACGCTCGGTGTCTCCGCACTGCCAGTCAACCTGATAATTG TTGTTATCGTTGTCATAGGACTCGGAACTGCCCTTCGACTTGCAGTGGAATTCTACCATGAGTGGAGTACCAGGAGAGCATTGCAAAGGGTAGAAACAAATGCAACACTTGGGTACCATACCACTCT TGTACTGTTCTGGGAGGGCAACCCAATGTTTGTTACTGCTCAAATTTGCACACCATGA
- the LOC108461657 gene encoding uncharacterized protein LOC108461657 isoform X2, producing MRVLGEFPDLNILEPKVGVVNAVNNNQMQNGGSNETSSRAGDLSRNLHEPDLEMHGNIPLPQEEIQPGSVGDSACEANPTSATNVVTKVESHLTQQPIAILSKDAESTKEDLPHAASPKMGYFSRTTSAHEQCRVCQQEKEEGLIDLGCQCKGGLAKAHQSCIVTWFHTKGSNKCEICQVVAVNVTAPQPERSRNYWVWRINPRLVALNRERGCFSPLWLALSILIGGLLLDMLISLTLGVSALPVNLIIVVIVVIGLGTALRLAVEFYHEWSTRRALQRVETNATLGYHTTL from the exons ATGAGGGTGTTAGGGGAATTCCCTGATTTAAATATTTTAGAACCAAAAGTTGGTGTTGTAAACGCTGTAAATAACAATCAGATGCAGAATGGAGGTTCGAATGAGACTAGCAGCAGGGCTGGTGATCTCTCTAGAAATTTACACGAACCCGACCTTGAGATGCATGGAAACATCCCATTGCCTCAGGAGGAAATACAACCAGGCTCAGTTGGGGATTCTGCTTGTGAGGCCAATCCTACATCAGCTACGAATGTGGTAACGAAGGTCGAGTCTCACTTGACTCAGCAGCCGATAGCTATATTATCAAAAGATGCCGAGTCCACTAAAGAGGATTTGCCTCATGCGGCTTCTCCGAAAATGGGGTATTTTTCGAGGACCACTAGTGCTCATGAGCAGTGCAG AGTTTGTCAACAGGAGAAGGAAGAAGGTCTTATAGATCTTGGGTGCCAATGCAAAGGTGGTCTTGCAAAAGCACATCAGTCTTGCATTGTCACTTGGTTTCATACGAAAGGGTCCAACAAATGCGAGATATGCCa AGTAGTAGCTGTAAATGTGACAGCTCCACAGCCAGAGCGCAGT AGGAATTACTGGGTTTGGAGGATTAATCCACGCCTTGTAGCCCTTAACCGTGAAAGG GGCTGTTTTAGTCCACTGTGGCTGGCACTCTCAATCCTTATTGGTGGTCTACTATTGGATATGTTAATATCCCTTACGCTCGGTGTCTCCGCACTGCCAGTCAACCTGATAATTG TTGTTATCGTTGTCATAGGACTCGGAACTGCCCTTCGACTTGCAGTGGAATTCTACCATGAGTGGAGTACCAGGAGAGCATTGCAAAGGGTAGAAACAAATGCAACACTTGGGTACCATACCACTCTGTAG